The DNA segment CAGCGTTCGCTGGTTTCCTTTGTTCCGATGTATGACGGATGGGCTTTACGCACACACGCAGCAGTAGGAGGCTTGACAGTGTGCATGATAGTTCCGTGGTTTCTATATAATATTTGCGCTTCCAACGTTTCTAATTGTAAAAGATGCATAAACGTAGTGTTACTGGCAATCGCCTCTCTTACAATAGTTTCCACCTATTATTTAACAGTATGGCTTGCGTTCTGCACTCAGATAATAAGCGCCATTATCTTGTGTGTTGTCTTTTTCAAAAATAAACACTTGCTGCTTATCTTATCTATATTAGTGATAGGGGCCGGCGCTGGCTTTGGCTATCTCTACACAAGGATCCCAGAGGTCAAAACAAATGTCCAACAACTTTTGATGATAGATAAAAACCTTAATGATTTTACCAACAATAGAGTGGAAATATGGAAAGAGGCTGCTAATTTAATAAAAGTCCGTAAAACGTTTGGATATGGTTGGGTAAGCTATAATGATTTTGCTTCCATCAAAAAAAACCATCCCCATTCAAGTTATTTAGAGGCCGCCTTTATAACGGGGATTCCAGGACTCATGCTGTATGTTCTCACTCTTGGAACAATTTTTGTTTTGAGCATTAAAAATTTATTTACAAAAAGAGGTCCCGCAATGTTTTCTTATGTCATAATTTTAATGCTCGTGGCGTATGGCGTCGGCAGTTTTGGAGAGGCGTATTTCTTCATCAGAAGGGAATTTCTTATTCCGTTCTGGACAACCATAAGCATGGTCATTGCTCCAATATTCAACGACACTCAATATAAGGCGTGATGATATGATAATGATCCCGCTAGACGACGGCCCCTTATTGACAATAGTCATCCCCGCCTATAACGTTGAGGCATATATTGAACAATGCGTCACATCGTTAACGGCAAATATTTCTTCCGAGCACGCCCCGCTTATAGAAGTCATCGTAGTGAATGATGGCTCAACGGATCGGACTCAGCCGATACTGAATCTATTACGGCAACGTTACGACATAACTCTAATTGATTCACCCAATCGTGGCGTTGGCGCGGCCAGAAATCTTGGATTGAAAGAGGCCTCCGGTAGATACATCTACTTCGTAGATAGCGATGATTATGTAATAGCGGGTGCTCTAGACCAAATCATTGTTGAATTATTACAGTCCCCCAATATTGATATTTGGGAGATCGAAAATATTGAAATAGATTTAGACGGTAAATTCTTATACGATTGTAATGAAAATTTTTGCCCGCAGGATGGCCATGGGGAGTCCGTCTACGCAGCCTGGGAAGAGAAGGGCATCTTTAGGCACCTGACGTGGACAAAGATCGTAGCGAGACAGATGCTTATACAAAATAACCTCTTTTTTTATGAGGGGATTGTACATGAAGATGAGGAATGGACGGCGAAAATATTTGGCTATGCCCAATCGGTACGATTCATTCCATTAAAATTATATGCGTATAGAAATAGAAACGGCTCAATTATGCATACTATTACATTTAAAAACGTATCAGATCTATTAAAAATATTTGATTCTTTAAATCTTTTCATACAAACAGGCTCGTTCATTCCAGAGTATAGGAATGCGGTAAAAAAACACATGTATGAAATCTATATGGGCATTGCAAGCAGCATCAATAGCTGGGACAACGCAGAAAGAACCTTTTTACACAAAGAATTGACTGACCGTTTTTGGATCATGGATTACGCAGGCAGCTTTAAACATAGCAAATTTTACAAATATGCGATAAAAACGCTGGGACTGCCTCTTTTCATAAAATTAAAAAATCTTAATCATTAATTCATTAGTGATATATTAGGGCGTTTTTTTTCTGTAATGACTGTAATACGTTCCTGGCGCAAGCAATAGAAAGAGTCCTTTAAAAAAATATTCCGGCTTATAAGTTATGACGTTCCAACTTTTTAAAAACGTCGCGGCTCTGGTTTCGCTTAATATTTTCTGAAAGCCTTCTCTGTCGTCCCGCATAGCGCTATATGAGAGAAGCCGAAATAGAGCTTCCGGCAGAAGCATTTGTTCGACCACGTCAATCAGAGATTTTTCCCTTGCATGCTCTTTAATATAATCGCACAACCTCGCCTGAGCGTTGGCATTCGCTCCATATCGCTCCACTCTGATATCTCTGTCAGATTTTTTAGATCCCATTCTTGGATGCTTGATATAAATGTAGGGATTCGTGTCAGTCGATTCGATAGTTTCCGCTCTTACAAGAGCTTTTAAGAAAAATTCTCCGTCTTCTCCGGCAACGCATCCTTCATAGTTTCTAACATTACAGCGGTTTATAAGTTCCGTTTTATATAAGGTGGCAAGCGATGGCTCAAAATAATTCTTTATCCTGGCTGTAGCTGCTTTTTGTGCCGATATCCGCCCTGCTCTGCTGATATATTTTACAGGAAACAGCATAGTTTCTTTTGTATCTGAAAGGTAGACACGGTGACCGCATACTGTGATATCGGCTGGGGCTCCGTGCTTGGTGCAGGCAGCATATAAGGAAGTGAGCATATTGTTATCACAAAGGTCGTCCCCGTCAAAGAAAAGAAAAAACTCTCCGGACACGGCGTCTATTCCGGTGTTTCTGGCCACGGCAACCCCCTTGTTGCGTTCGTGGCGTATCAGCTTGTAAGGAACGCCGGAATTTACCAACACGGATTCAGCCTCCGTCAAGGTATCGTCTGTTGAGCAGTCGTCTACTAATATTATCTGTTTATTAGGATAATCCTGTTCTATGATGGAGA comes from the Cloacibacillus sp. genome and includes:
- a CDS encoding O-antigen ligase family protein, whose amino-acid sequence is MSNFFLLLGSIKPNVIKAIHDNTFRFQLAQILYICSISFGWYIEDGYRRALFLLALLLTSKNLRKTKVLSNSKGLTKLAVYLLVGFAVWITTIPLLFGISSVTSRLQSLARPLEVCLYVYGIFIFARDKNFIKYFSAISLVSAAIFILLVFIQRSLVSFVPMYDGWALRTHAAVGGLTVCMIVPWFLYNICASNVSNCKRCINVVLLAIASLTIVSTYYLTVWLAFCTQIISAIILCVVFFKNKHLLLILSILVIGAGAGFGYLYTRIPEVKTNVQQLLMIDKNLNDFTNNRVEIWKEAANLIKVRKTFGYGWVSYNDFASIKKNHPHSSYLEAAFITGIPGLMLYVLTLGTIFVLSIKNLFTKRGPAMFSYVIILMLVAYGVGSFGEAYFFIRREFLIPFWTTISMVIAPIFNDTQYKA
- a CDS encoding glycosyltransferase; this translates as MIPLDDGPLLTIVIPAYNVEAYIEQCVTSLTANISSEHAPLIEVIVVNDGSTDRTQPILNLLRQRYDITLIDSPNRGVGAARNLGLKEASGRYIYFVDSDDYVIAGALDQIIVELLQSPNIDIWEIENIEIDLDGKFLYDCNENFCPQDGHGESVYAAWEEKGIFRHLTWTKIVARQMLIQNNLFFYEGIVHEDEEWTAKIFGYAQSVRFIPLKLYAYRNRNGSIMHTITFKNVSDLLKIFDSLNLFIQTGSFIPEYRNAVKKHMYEIYMGIASSINSWDNAERTFLHKELTDRFWIMDYAGSFKHSKFYKYAIKTLGLPLFIKLKNLNH
- a CDS encoding glycosyltransferase produces the protein MKPEISIIIPAYNLEGLIRASVVSIIEQDYPNKQIILVDDCSTDDTLTEAESVLVNSGVPYKLIRHERNKGVAVARNTGIDAVSGEFFLFFDGDDLCDNNMLTSLYAACTKHGAPADITVCGHRVYLSDTKETMLFPVKYISRAGRISAQKAATARIKNYFEPSLATLYKTELINRCNVRNYEGCVAGEDGEFFLKALVRAETIESTDTNPYIYIKHPRMGSKKSDRDIRVERYGANANAQARLCDYIKEHAREKSLIDVVEQMLLPEALFRLLSYSAMRDDREGFQKILSETRAATFLKSWNVITYKPEYFFKGLFLLLAPGTYYSHYRKKTP